The DNA region TTCCATACCGCCTTGTAAACTCCCGACAAGGCCAGCTTGCGAAGATTCGACAGACTCTGCAGCGTTTTCAGCATACGAACGCCAAGGAACTGGTTGCCGACTCTGAAGTTGAGGTTCTCCAGCGTGGGCCACGCGGTCACTAGCGGTAGCCAGAGTTCACGGTTAAACGCGATCGATTGAATTTCGAGCGCTTTGAGGTTCGGGAAGAGCTGCTTTAACTTTTGGAGTTCGGTGGCGTCATTGATTTTTATCGAAAGCGTTTCGAGGTGAGGCATCGGTTGGATGACTTCGGGGAGCACGAACGAATCGACATTCGCGATAAACTTGTTTAGTTTGGTCAATTGCCAAACGCCGTCCAACTTCAGAGGATGTTTGCCAACCATGGCGAAAAACACGATCGTCAGATCTTCCAGGTTGGCCATTCGGTACACCGCCTGGGTAAGTTCGTCCGCGGTAAAACCTTCAACGCTGAATTGAACCCGCAAGTAGAGGACCTTCAGCGCCTTGAATTTCATCTCGCAAGGATAGCGCGCCAGGAAGCAGTTGATGTTCAAGCTCAGCGAGAGCAATCTGGGAGCCAAGGCTTCCAGCAAATCCATCCATTCAACAATCTTATGAAAATCCGGATCGCAATAGCGAATGACAAAGTGACGAATCGTCCGGTTCCGCATGAACAGCTTCAGCAGATCCGGAGAATCCGAGTCCCGAAAATCACCCAGCTGCTCGAACGCCAGCCGTTCCAAGTTGG from Culex quinquefasciatus strain JHB chromosome 3, VPISU_Cqui_1.0_pri_paternal, whole genome shotgun sequence includes:
- the LOC6036303 gene encoding uncharacterized protein LOC6036303, translated to MEVKENQSVPTSPVVPSIDDLPNEVLVMIFRLLPFADRLQVCIVCKRWNGLVFSFLDEHIFLCLSQEDRNVPEGALSEYRTYRQVKLCGSTFDGLEDVHGERIEALAAGARSLVLEIREPQKEEFVQLLRKFCNLRSLTMSCEEFYVVDEEDEGRGLLPNLERLAFEQLGDFRDSDSPDLLKLFMRNRTIRHFVIRYCDPDFHKIVEWMDLLEALAPRLLSLSLNINCFLARYPCEMKFKALKVLYLRVQFSVEGFTADELTQAVYRMANLEDLTIVFFAMVGKHPLKLDGVWQLTKLNKFIANVDSFVLPEVIQPMPHLETLSIKINDATELQKLKQLFPNLKALEIQSIAFNRELWLPLVTAWPTLENLNFRVGNQFLGVRMLKTLQSLSNLRKLALSGVYKAANLSILDPVLAIATLQELHAKGTWKGSVSGLNRFCRVFVNEKFVPRSAA